Genomic window (Cellulosilyticum lentocellum DSM 5427):
ATCTCCCATTAGTCTTCCTTGCATATTACTACCACAGAAAAATGGTAATTCTACTACGTCCCAAGTCTCTCCTTTATCATTAGAACAAAATACTGCTCCGGGTACATCTGTCCAACCATTATCATATTCTCCCATCAGTGCATAAACACGGTTAGGGTCTGTTGGATCTGTAGCAATACCATCACAACCTAGATTACTCCATGTTTCTGGTCCTACCCAGTCAGTAAGAGGTTTCCAGCTCCCAGTATCTTCCTGCCAGCGGTAAATACCACCCATATCCGTTCTAGCATAGATAAGATTTTCTTCTGCTTCACTAAAAGTAATACCTGTAATCATTCCCCCACCATAAATTTGTACATTCTTCCACTCATTGGTTTCAGCACTATAGGCATATACACAATTAGGCGCAATACACATCATTGCTAGTCCAATAGGTAAAACAAACTTTCTTGCATAACAGCTAATAGCTTGTCTTAACTTACTCAATATTCTCTTACTCATCATACCCCTCCTAGATTAATAAAACACTTTTATAAAGCATCTTTATTAATTTCATTTATGCCTCTATTATATTACGCTCCTTATGTAGTCCAATATGGTTCTCCCAAGATGCATTATTTTTATACATAATATGCCTTTTATAAAAAAGTTGTAACTATTCAGCTATACAAACAGAAATTTGTCGGGGGTGTTTATGAGAATTACGTCTGGAGGAAAATGAGGGGGCTTTTCTTTTTTGAAAACACTTCAAGAGAGTGGCTTTACGCATTATTGTTGATATCTATTTTCTGCACTTCTCGTTTAGGGGCCCCAGCGTTTATGAGATTAATAACGCTTGTAAGAAATGATAGGATAAGGGCTGCCTGAAGGAATGACTTCGTAGTATTTTTTAGAAGCACTTGGTGAACTTTTTTGATGGGTTTTAGTGCGAGTGTTTGACTGAAAGGAGTTTTCGCACGTTCATCAAAAAAATGAGCCTTAGTGCTTCAAAAAATACGGAGCGGAATTCCGGAAGGTAGCCCTTATCCTATCATTTCCGCCCAACAGTATCCTCATCAACGACACGACACATTTCTAAATAGTTATGACATAAAGCTTAACCCGCACGCAAAAATAGCTATACTTCTAACAAGTTTAAACTTATTAGGAGTATAGCTATTTTATCTATTTAAAATAATTTTTTTCTAATCATAAATAATGCTAGTAATACTGTCAAAGCAATTGAGAAAGCTACTATTCCCACAAAAGCATATGGGCTGCCATCTTGGAATGGTACTATAACGTTCATTCCCCAGAAACTAGCAATCATTGTTGGCACAGACATAACAATAGTAATCGAAGTAAGAGTCTTCATCACAATATTTAAGTTGTTAGAAATAACAGATGCAAATGCATCCATGGTTCCACTTAAAATGTTACTGTAAATGTTGGCCATCTCAATAGCCTGTTTATTTTCAATAATAACATCTTCTAGCAAATCTTCATCCTCTGGATATTGCTTTACATTTTCCATTCTCATCATCTTCTCAAGTACAATTTCATTAGAACGAAGTGATGTTGTAAAGTATACTAAACTCTTTTCCAAATCAAGAAGCTGAATAAGCTCTTTATTCTTCATAGATTTATGAAGCTCTTGTTCAATCTTATGACTCATACGATCGATGTGTCTTAAGTATTGTAAGTAGTAAGACGCATTTTTATAAAGAAGCTGTAATATAAATCTTGTTTTCTTATAGGTAAAGAAACCTCTAATTTTACCAGAACTAAAATCCTCTAGTAACTGAATATTTTTTAAGCAAGTTGTAATAATGAACTTATCGCCTAAAATAATAGTCATTGGAATGGTAGCATAATCACCCATACCTTCTTCTGTTTCTTTAATAGGTACGTCTACGATAATAACTGTACAGTTATCATCTACTTCAATACGAGCTCTTTCCTCTTCATCCAGTGCGGATAAAATATGATTAACTTCAATATTGAAAGCCTCAGAAATTTCGTTAATCTCTTGTGGTGTAGGATTAATTAAATTAATCCATGCGCCTTCTTCGAAGGATTCAATAGCTTTTAGCCCTGCATCAAATGTTTTATAAATTTGTTTCATCTTTTCACATCCTCCACCCCTCACCTTTTTAGTGCAAGTGGTGATTTTGTGACAGCACAAAAAGCTACCTTTGCATTAAAACAAGGTGAGTATTCTCATTATTTAATTGATTTTTTAAACGCCTATAACTCGGTCCGACGTCCACGGATACTCACACTCCCTTTAGTATTTATCATTTTTTATTTTTAATACAAAGACTTTCTTAATTTAAGCCTCTTCTATACTATTTTATTATAAATCACCTGTCAAGCAAATTTACTTGTAGGAAGCAAAAAAATCTTCGTTCCTACAAGTAAACCTGAATCATTATTCTTTTAAATTGATTTTTTCTAAAACATAGTACAATATTTTCTTTTGTTCTGTGATAATGTATGCATTACAGCTCATACCAATTTTTAAATCAGCGGGCTCATTTTTGTAACTGTAAAGATTTACATCTTCTAGACTACCAGTTATCCAATAACCACTCATTCCTCCTAATTCTGTTTGACTAGCATCTGTAGAAATATTAGTAATATGACCCTTGATCTTGCCATACTCGCGGTAGGAAAGTGCATCAAATTGATATTCGATTTCCTGTCCAACCTTAAGACCTGCTATATCATTATTGGGAACAAAGATCTCAACCTTATAAATACTATCACTAACGGGAATTATTTTCCCAAGTTCTGTTCCCTCCGTTAATAAATCACCTTTATTAATTTCTTGTACTACATTTAAGGTTCCATCTATGGAAGCACGTATAGTACAATCATCTATAGCTATCTGTATACCTTCTAGATTCCTCTTATCCGATTGATATTGAACTTCTAGTTCTTGGATTTGATTATCTAACTTGACTAGTTCACCTGTCTTAAACTGCTCAAGTGCTAATTTTCTTTTGGCTACTTTATTTTTCAGGAGTTCCTCACTAATAATTAGTTTATTATTCTCTATAGTAGATGTGTCTATTATAGTTTGATTGGCTTCAATTTTTTCTTCCACTTCTTTAAGTAGTGTTAGCTTTTGTGTATCTAATTGATTTTTGAGTTCCCCTACTTTTTGTTTAGAAGCTTTTAATTCTTCTTTGGCTACCAAATTCTGTTCATCTAACTCTACATTTAGGTTATAAAGTGTTTTTGCCTCTTCTAATTTACTCTTTAAAGCATCCCTATCATACAGATATGTCTCAAACTCTATTGCATAGATACTATCTATATCTTTAAAAATAGACTTTTCCTCATTAACAGATTGTTTAAGCGTTTCTAAGCCTGCTATATCTTTCTCTGCTTTTTTTATTTTTTCTGTATAGCTTGCCTTATTCAAATTCACCTGTTTTAGGTCTATCTCCTCGTTTTGACTATCGATTATCTGGCTCCTTTTTAGAGTCTCAAAATCTTGTTCATACTGGATGTACTTTTGTACATAAGCTTCATCATGCTCACTATTAAAGCTATTTACGCTACTTTCAATACTTTTCTTCAAGGTTCTTAGATTGTCTAATATCTTCTCTTGTTCGCTTATCACTTCTTGTAACTGTAATTTCTTTACTTCCTGCTCTGCACAGTCAATTGTTACTAAGACATCTCCAGCTTTTACTCGTTTTCCCTCTTGCAAACTGCTACTATTAACAACTCCACCTGATTTATTTCTTATAATACTTAATTGTTCATTGGGTCTAATCATGCCCCTACCCTTAGATACAATATCAATCTCCCCATAATACATCCATATAATAGCTGCCACAACTATTCCTATCAATAGTCCGATAAAAATGGCAAAGAAGGGATTAGGTTTGGTCTCATAGAGTTCTTTACTATCTGATAACTCATTTATATTTTTAATAATGGCTTTCATTAGTTTACCTCCCCCACTTCTAATCCTGATATTTGTTCTCTCCATAAGGATGCATATCTACCACCTATACTTACTAGTTCCTTATGTGTCCCTGTTTCTACGATTCTTCCTTTATCTAATACGTAGATGCGATCACATAATTTAATAGTACTTAATCGATGTGCAATAATAATGGTGCTCATGGACCGACTTAGCTGTCTAATAGTAGATTCTATAGCTGCTTCGGTAATTGAGTCTAAATTACTAGTAGCTTCATCTAAAATTAAAATATTAGGCTTCTTTAATATAGCCCTTGCTATAGCTAGCCTCTGCCTCTGACCACCTGATAAGTTGGCACCATTCTCATCTAGAAGTGTTTCATATCTTAGTGGAAGTTCATTGATAAAATCATGTGCTTTAGCCATCTTGGATGCTTCTACTATTTCTTCCATACTGATACGCTCTAAACCTAGGGCTAGATTTTCCATAATTGTCCCACTGAATAAAAAGGTTTCTTGTGGGACATAAGCAATCTTGGTTCTAAGGACCTCTTTTTTAATATCTAGGATATTATTGTTGTCTATTAATATTTCACCTTCTTCTAACGGGTATAAATTAAGTAATAGTTTGGCTAAAGTCGTTTTACCCGAACCACTTTCTCCTACTAATGCAATTCTTTCTCCTGGCTTAATCTCTAAATTAATCTCTTCTAACACGTTCTGCCTTTGGCCATATTTAAAAGTGACATTTTTATAAGAAATTTCTCCCTCTAAATGCTTTGGCTCCATCTTTCTAGATTCTTCTTCTCCATTTTCTATCTCTAAATCTAAGATTTCACCTAATCGCTCTGCTGCAACCATAGCTGTTTGAAGCTGAGGTTGTAAATTAATTAAATTTTTAATAGGATTTAAAAAATAAATGAGTAATGAATTATATGTAATTAAATTACCTACGGACATATCTCCTTGAAGGACTTGATTGGCACCAATCCATAATATGACAACGCCTCCAAGTAATTCTATTAAGCCTTTAAAAAAGCCTTGCAAGTTCGTCGTAAAACTTAGTTTGAAGATACTTCTTAGTAGCTTAATGAATTTTGTTTCTGTTTCTATCCCTACTTTTTTCTCTGCATTAAAGACCTTAACGGTTTGAATACCATTTAGTGACTCCACCATGTACGAAGTAAGTTGTGCGTTATTTTCCATGGTAGCTTTATTGCCCTTCTTCAAGGTTTTATTAAAACTCACTACTACCACGCCATAGAGCAGAGCGACCACTAAGGTGATTCCAAACAGTAGCGCATTTTGCATATATAAAATAATGCCTCCTACTATTACCATAATCGTGTCGATCATTATGGTTAGCGTTGCTCCTGATATAGCATCTCTTACATGCCCTGCATCTTGAAACCTAGAAATAATCTCACCTACTCTTCTTGTCCCAAAAAAGTTCATAGGTAATTTTAGAATATGCTCATAATAACCTAATAATAGAGCTATATCTAATTTCTGGCTCAAAAAAAGTAATAAGTGGGACCTGAATAAACTAAGTAGCATCTGAAAAGTGTAAAGTATTAGAATGCCAATGGATAGGATATTTAAAGTTTTGGACATATTATAGGGCAAAATATCATCTAGTAAAAATTGCATATAAAATGCTCCTAATATGCCTAATGCTGTATAAAGAAGTGATGCCGCAAATACTTGTAGCACAATACCTTTTTGTGGCTTAAGTAAATGAAGAAAACGCTCAAATAAGCCCTTTGTTTCCTTTCCTTTCTTAAATTCACTGGTTGGCACTAATAAAATAAGCACCCCAGACCATATACGAGTAAAATCTTCAAAGCTATAAGTCACTATACCATCTGCTGGGTCTGCTATGATGATTTCATGCTTAGTGATCTTGTGCACAACGACATAATGCATTAAGCCTCCTTCCTTAATCACATGAGCTATTGCTGGCAAAGGAAACTCACCTAATAATGCTTCTGGTTCACCCTTAACCCCCTTAGCACTAAATCCCAACTTTTCAGCTGCCTCTAACATACCTGCTACATTAGTTCCTTCTGTGTCCGTCCCTGCTGCTTCCCTAATTTTAGTAATAGGTGTACTGAGTCCATATTGCTTACAAACTGTTGCTAAGCATGCTGCTCCACAGTCTGTCATATCGTATTGCATGATACAATAATATTTCGCCATACCGCCCCTCTTTTCTACCCCCGGCTATATTTGTACACAAAAAAAAGAAATACTAATAAAATATTATAATATTTTTATTAGTATTTCCATTCTTATTTACAGTATTTCGATTAATCTACAATACCCTAACTTAACTATATACTTATACGTATTAATCATTTAATTATGGAATAAATATTGATATAAATTCTCTCATCACAGCGCTACAATACGCAAGTGCACCACCTGAAATTTTTTGCTTCTCTCTCTTAGATAATTCTTTAAAATGCTCTACCTTATTTACTTCTTTAATCTTTTTCATATACTTACCTCCTCTTAGATTATTAATATTACCCCTAGTATCTTTAGTATAAGTTATTTGTATTTCACTTCTATTGTATTTGCTTAAAATGTATGTTTTTAATACCTAAGCTGTTACACTATAACTAATAGGTATATCTATCTCTAAGTAAAACTCCTCTTCTTTACTTATAATATTGATATTACCATTATTTTTTTGCACACTCTTTCTAATATTAGCCAAGCCAAAACCATGATTAATACTATCTTTTTTGTTAGTAGGAATTTCTTTCTTATGATCTATCTCCACTCTACCATTAGCAGTATTTTTTATGTTGTAGAACAAATAACCTCGATCACAGACTGCTTTCATTTGAATTCTTTTGACTCTACTAGCCTCCACTCTTTCACAAGCCTCTATAGCATTATCTAAACTATTAGCAAATATAACACATAAGTCCATGTCATCTAGGCCTAACTGCTTACTAAATTTTACTTCGTATTCCATTTGAATATTTTTCTCCTTAGCTATTTGCAACTTATCATTTAAAATAGCATCTACAATAGAATGTCCAGTATGAACCATATAATCTAGTCGCTCTGTTGTATTCTCCATTTCTGCAATATATTGCTCTAGCTTATGTAATTCTCCTTGCTGTGCTAAACTCCTAATAATAATCATATGATTACGCATATCATGCTTGATAGCCCTTGTTTCTTTATTAATCTCTTCTAACTTATGATAATATTTAAATTGCCTCTCTAGCTGCTCACTCATACATTCATTACTCCATTTATAATAAAGCTTATTCATTTCTTCATTAATTCCTAAAATTAATATAATTATACAAATAAAGAATATTAGGATATAAGTCCCTACACTAATACTTTGCAAGAGCTCAATATCACCAAAGTAAGCTGCATCACATATAAAAAGTGTATACATTGCAGTAATAGTAAGTAATATAATGGCTAAAGCTTGCCTTCTAGTAACTGTTTTATACTGCCCACTTGCTTTATAAATGATATTACTTTGTTTACCTAAAAACCATAAAATAGTACCTTCTAAAGCACATCTTATCTCTGTTACTATTTGATTCTCAAGCCAAGTATGTCCATAGTGTTCTACAATATAGTCAATCAACATCCAATCTAGGGTACCTATACCATATATCACCGCAAGGCCTAAAAAATTGACCCAAACCTTATTTAAAAAGGTCCCCTCAAAAAGAAAATTAGCAAAGCAAACTCCAAAGAATAATACTCCTGATATAACTTTTTGATGGGTAATGAACATAAATGCACATATTACGCCAACATAAAGTAAATACTTTATAATTCTTTTTCTAGTTAGTTGAGCTTTATCCAAAAAAGCATTTAAACACATAGATTGCATCACAAAACAGTTTATTAAACCTGCTAGTAAGTCTAATTTATCCAAGTCGGTGTGCCTCCTTTAAATAGAGACGAAAGCTTTCTTTGAAAGCTTTAATCCTTAGACGACTCATATACACCACATCTCCATTTTGCATGGTTACAGTTGCTTGATCATATTCCTTCACATACGCCAAATTAATCAGGTAAGATTTATGAATTCTAAAAAATCCCTTGTCAGCCACGAACTTGTCTACTTCATTAATTTTATTATCTATGATGTATTCCTTCTGACTTGTAACTGCACGTAATTTTCTATCTACTGTTTCAAAATAAATAATATCCGCAAATGGAATTTGAAAGAATCTCTGTCCTTGATTAAGAGTGATTAGTTTTGAAAGCTTTTCTTTCCTTTTCTTTAAAATTAAGTCAAAGGTTTTAAAGAGCTGTTCTTTTTGTATCGGTTTTAATAAATATCTAAGTGTGTTAACTTCAAAAGCACAATGAGCTTCTTCTGGATGGCTAGTTGTAAAGATGATGTCTGCTTTTAAATTTTTCTGACGTATTTTCTTTGCTAATGTTATGCCATTAATACTGTTTTCTATTTCAACGTCTAAGCAAAATACATCACACTGTTCATAGTTAGCTTTTAAGAGTTCTTCAGCTGAAGAGAAATATTGTATTTCATATTGCTTTACACGACTTTTTAAGTACTCTTCTAAAAGCGCTTCTAAATGTTTACGGAAGACTTCTTCATCATCACACACAAAAATCCTGAACATTCTATCCTCCCCCTAAATAATTGGTATACTTACCTAATTATTACTCTTTTTACTCTTAGATATTATCACATTAGTTTAAGTTTTTTAACTATTTTTATTATTTTTTAAAACTTTACAAAAATTTCACCTATTTTTAATCTGTTTGTAACATAAACTACTAACTCCAAAAAGCGATATATTATACCATGGAATAATATATCGCTTTTTTGCAACTACTTGCTCTATTCTATTTTACTTTTAATTACAACCTATTCGTATTTCTACACCTATGGTTCTACACCAGCAACTAAATTACCATCATAGTAAACGCAAACCTTGCCAGCATTTCCGTAAGAATAGTCATTAGTTTGATCATAATTACTCCAGTTAGATTTTGCTGTTCTAGTAGCAATTTCTAAAGTAGTACCTGCTGAAATCATTTCTGATGCATTGATCGTTATTTGAATATAACAGTCTGCTCCTGCTTTAGTAGCATCCATTTTGATAACTTTTCCACTTACTTTACTTGTGTAAGGACTATACCATGGTGCTTTATTCATTTGTGCTGCTGCATTATCACACCATACCGTTTGTCCCTCACTACCATCAGCAGTATAGTAGTAACGGATTTCTAATTTAGATAAATCAATATCATTACCACTCTTATGTACTAACTTAAAGTTATTTGTAAGTGTGTTAGTAGATGCTTGACCATTGCCTGTATTGCCAACCTCTAATACAAAGTCAACTACTGGTACTTCTACTACTTCAAGCTGTACATATACTTTAACAGCAGTTGATGTAGTTGTTTTTCCTTTTGTAGATGTTGCTTTAGCTGTAAAGCTAATAGGTGTTAATTGACCCATTTCTGTAACTGTACCTTCTGCTACATAAGTAGCTGTGTATACGCCATCTACTGCGCTAGTGCTTTCAGCGAATTTTTTGCCATCTGCATAGAATTCAACTAACTTAATATCGTCTTCTAATACATCCGCAGCAACACTTACTTCTATTTGCTTTGTTACCTCTGCAAAAGTTTCTTCATTAGCAGGTGAAACAATTTCTACCTCTGGTGCTGCTATGACAGGAAGTTGTACAGATACATTAACAGGTTTAGATATTGTTTTGGTACCATTCGCTGCAATTGCTTCAGCTGTTATAATATACTCGCTTAATTCACCTAACTTACTAGCTGAGCCAGTTGGTAAATAAGATGCTGCATATGGTGCCACTTTACTTTCACCTACTACCTTGCCATTTACATAAAATACTACTTTTTGAATAGTAGACTTCTCTATTTCAGCTGTAGCATTCATAGTAATGGCTGTAATGCCCTTACTCATATCTATGCTTGTTCCATCAATAGGAGCGGTAACAGCTACTATTGGTGCTGCTAGTACTGGTAAAACAACAGATACTTTAACAGCTTCAGAAGTAGTAGATTTGCCATTAGCTGCCGTTGCTTTAACAGTCAAGCTATAATCCTTTGTAGTACCTACAACTGTACTGTAGTCACTTGGTACAAAATTCATTTCATAAGGCGCCTTTGTGCTTTCTCCAATCTTAGTACCGTCTACAAAAAATTCTACTTTTGAAATAGTACTTTCTTGTACCTCTGCATTTGCTTTAATAACAACTGGATTTGCTTCTGTTACATCTTTAAAGATAGTTCCTGCTACTGGTGATGCAATACTTGTCGTTGGTGCATAAACCTTTGTAGCCCCTGAAGGTTCCTGACCAAATACTAATTTACCATTATCATATAATGCAAAATGATTTGCTTTTGCTAAGCTATTTGAACTTGAACTTGCTATATCCACAAATGATGGGCTCTTTGTGTAATCCCATTTTCCTGGGGCTGCAATTCTAAATTGTAATTCGCTCTTATGTTCACTTTGACCACCTGGATAAATTTTAGCACCAGTTAGGTCAATTTCTACATAATAAATGCCGTTTTGTGCATCCCAAGGTTGTAAGCTAGATATTTTAGCACCACTTTGATTGTAATTAGCTGAAATCTTCATATCACTTGCTTTATAACCTGCAGCTAATACATCACTAATATCCACGAAATATCTATAAGCAAGCTTATCCGTTACTCTTGCAGGCCAAGCACTTCTGTTATAAACAACTGCTTTAATTTCTACGAAATTAATTGCATTTTGTTTGTCTTGTGCATTAATACCTGCTTCAAGGAATATTTCTTCCCCAACTTTCTCTATAGCATTTAGATTTGGATTGATAGTTCCGCCGTAGTCTTCATACATTTTTGCCATTAAACCTACAAATCCAGCATTGTAATCACATGCCACTTCATTTGATACATAGTCTGAAATTACATCTGTATATTTATCATTCTTATCTGGTCCTCCTACTAAAGCGCCAATAAGTACATGTCTTGGCTCATATGGTTGTCCTGATAAATTATTTTCCCATGCACCATGAGCTGTTCTATGATGTGGTTTAGTAGGTGGATTTACTCCAAAACCAACTACAAAACTACGTCCTGTGCTACCAAGAGCATAATCTGCTTGAGACTTAGCGAAGTTTTGATAGGTTTGTGCTCTGTTTGCATCAGCATCTTCCCAGTCTGCATATATACTAGCTAAAAATGCTGTTGTAGTAGCATATCTTAATGAGCCCCATGAGTCTCTCCAAGCAAGCCCTTTTGGTGTATAAGGTACACGTTCTCCATTAAGACCTGTTGTCCAGTAGTCTAAGTGATTTTCAATAACTTTTTTAAATTTATCATCTTTACCATACTGAGCTAACAAAAGTGAAGTACCAATATGTACATCATCCCATGAGTGTGCCCATGAATAAGCAATCTGATCAGTTTGTGGTACTTTTTCCCAACCAGAAGAGTAATCTTTAGCTTTTTGTAAATAACTTGCATCATTAGTTGCTATATAAAGCCACATGCTTGCCCAAGATATCTCATCATTATAGCCACTAAATGAGGAGTAATAACCACTAGCTTGCTTCATATAACCTGCGTCACTTTTTGTAGCTTCTGCAAAGCTTAAAAGCTCTTTTGCATGTTTTAAACAAGTTGCTGCGTAAGCAGGATCAATATCTTTAAATACAATAGAAGCTGCTGCTAATGAAGCCGCTGTTCCTCCTGATACTGCTGAACCTGGATTATTCATATCTAATTTATATGCTGGCCTTTCCATCTGCATAATTTCTGCAGATCCCCAGAAAGCATGGTCATATCCACCATTCCCCACTTGATAGTAGTATTCATTAGCAGATGGATGACACTTAATAAAGTAATCATTAGCCCATTTGATTTCATCAAGCATATATTTATCTTGTCCGCTATCTTTATAAACATCTTTATCTTCTATATAAGACCACGCTAGCATAGTAGAAGTATATGACATTGGCAAGTTGAACTTAACATGATCACCAGCATCATACCAACCACCTGTTAAATCCAATCCTACATCTGCACCATCTTTTAAGCCAGAATCTCCTCTCCAGTTATTTCTCTGATTATCAGGTAAATCTCCGGATTTTTGGAATTCATAAAACATTAATGCTTTTTGAAAGGCATCGCCATAATTAAAGTTTGTAGCTGCTTTTACTTCTACACCATTAAAAGCCATAGTACCTAATGTTAAACCTACAGCTAATGCGGAAGTAACTATTTGCTTTGACTTTTTCTTAAATCCTATCATTATTCTTCCTCCTTTTAGAGTATAATCTCGGCAACCTAAGTTACCGAGATTATATTGAAATTAGTATATTAAACTTTAGGGGATTTGATTTTGAT
Coding sequences:
- a CDS encoding magnesium transporter CorA family protein, with protein sequence MKQIYKTFDAGLKAIESFEEGAWINLINPTPQEINEISEAFNIEVNHILSALDEEERARIEVDDNCTVIIVDVPIKETEEGMGDYATIPMTIILGDKFIITTCLKNIQLLEDFSSGKIRGFFTYKKTRFILQLLYKNASYYLQYLRHIDRMSHKIEQELHKSMKNKELIQLLDLEKSLVYFTTSLRSNEIVLEKMMRMENVKQYPEDEDLLEDVIIENKQAIEMANIYSNILSGTMDAFASVISNNLNIVMKTLTSITIVMSVPTMIASFWGMNVIVPFQDGSPYAFVGIVAFSIALTVLLALFMIRKKLF
- a CDS encoding HlyD family efflux transporter periplasmic adaptor subunit; the encoded protein is MKAIIKNINELSDSKELYETKPNPFFAIFIGLLIGIVVAAIIWMYYGEIDIVSKGRGMIRPNEQLSIIRNKSGGVVNSSSLQEGKRVKAGDVLVTIDCAEQEVKKLQLQEVISEQEKILDNLRTLKKSIESSVNSFNSEHDEAYVQKYIQYEQDFETLKRSQIIDSQNEEIDLKQVNLNKASYTEKIKKAEKDIAGLETLKQSVNEEKSIFKDIDSIYAIEFETYLYDRDALKSKLEEAKTLYNLNVELDEQNLVAKEELKASKQKVGELKNQLDTQKLTLLKEVEEKIEANQTIIDTSTIENNKLIISEELLKNKVAKRKLALEQFKTGELVKLDNQIQELEVQYQSDKRNLEGIQIAIDDCTIRASIDGTLNVVQEINKGDLLTEGTELGKIIPVSDSIYKVEIFVPNNDIAGLKVGQEIEYQFDALSYREYGKIKGHITNISTDASQTELGGMSGYWITGSLEDVNLYSYKNEPADLKIGMSCNAYIITEQKKILYYVLEKINLKE
- a CDS encoding peptidase domain-containing ABC transporter, translating into MAKYYCIMQYDMTDCGAACLATVCKQYGLSTPITKIREAAGTDTEGTNVAGMLEAAEKLGFSAKGVKGEPEALLGEFPLPAIAHVIKEGGLMHYVVVHKITKHEIIIADPADGIVTYSFEDFTRIWSGVLILLVPTSEFKKGKETKGLFERFLHLLKPQKGIVLQVFAASLLYTALGILGAFYMQFLLDDILPYNMSKTLNILSIGILILYTFQMLLSLFRSHLLLFLSQKLDIALLLGYYEHILKLPMNFFGTRRVGEIISRFQDAGHVRDAISGATLTIMIDTIMVIVGGIILYMQNALLFGITLVVALLYGVVVVSFNKTLKKGNKATMENNAQLTSYMVESLNGIQTVKVFNAEKKVGIETETKFIKLLRSIFKLSFTTNLQGFFKGLIELLGGVVILWIGANQVLQGDMSVGNLITYNSLLIYFLNPIKNLINLQPQLQTAMVAAERLGEILDLEIENGEEESRKMEPKHLEGEISYKNVTFKYGQRQNVLEEINLEIKPGERIALVGESGSGKTTLAKLLLNLYPLEEGEILIDNNNILDIKKEVLRTKIAYVPQETFLFSGTIMENLALGLERISMEEIVEASKMAKAHDFINELPLRYETLLDENGANLSGGQRQRLAIARAILKKPNILILDEATSNLDSITEAAIESTIRQLSRSMSTIIIAHRLSTIKLCDRIYVLDKGRIVETGTHKELVSIGGRYASLWREQISGLEVGEVN
- a CDS encoding sensor histidine kinase, translating into MDKLDLLAGLINCFVMQSMCLNAFLDKAQLTRKRIIKYLLYVGVICAFMFITHQKVISGVLFFGVCFANFLFEGTFLNKVWVNFLGLAVIYGIGTLDWMLIDYIVEHYGHTWLENQIVTEIRCALEGTILWFLGKQSNIIYKASGQYKTVTRRQALAIILLTITAMYTLFICDAAYFGDIELLQSISVGTYILIFFICIIILILGINEEMNKLYYKWSNECMSEQLERQFKYYHKLEEINKETRAIKHDMRNHMIIIRSLAQQGELHKLEQYIAEMENTTERLDYMVHTGHSIVDAILNDKLQIAKEKNIQMEYEVKFSKQLGLDDMDLCVIFANSLDNAIEACERVEASRVKRIQMKAVCDRGYLFYNIKNTANGRVEIDHKKEIPTNKKDSINHGFGLANIRKSVQKNNGNINIISKEEEFYLEIDIPISYSVTA
- a CDS encoding LytR/AlgR family response regulator transcription factor translates to MFRIFVCDDEEVFRKHLEALLEEYLKSRVKQYEIQYFSSAEELLKANYEQCDVFCLDVEIENSINGITLAKKIRQKNLKADIIFTTSHPEEAHCAFEVNTLRYLLKPIQKEQLFKTFDLILKKRKEKLSKLITLNQGQRFFQIPFADIIYFETVDRKLRAVTSQKEYIIDNKINEVDKFVADKGFFRIHKSYLINLAYVKEYDQATVTMQNGDVVYMSRLRIKAFKESFRLYLKEAHRLG
- a CDS encoding glycoside hydrolase family 9 protein → MIGFKKKSKQIVTSALAVGLTLGTMAFNGVEVKAATNFNYGDAFQKALMFYEFQKSGDLPDNQRNNWRGDSGLKDGADVGLDLTGGWYDAGDHVKFNLPMSYTSTMLAWSYIEDKDVYKDSGQDKYMLDEIKWANDYFIKCHPSANEYYYQVGNGGYDHAFWGSAEIMQMERPAYKLDMNNPGSAVSGGTAASLAAASIVFKDIDPAYAATCLKHAKELLSFAEATKSDAGYMKQASGYYSSFSGYNDEISWASMWLYIATNDASYLQKAKDYSSGWEKVPQTDQIAYSWAHSWDDVHIGTSLLLAQYGKDDKFKKVIENHLDYWTTGLNGERVPYTPKGLAWRDSWGSLRYATTTAFLASIYADWEDADANRAQTYQNFAKSQADYALGSTGRSFVVGFGVNPPTKPHHRTAHGAWENNLSGQPYEPRHVLIGALVGGPDKNDKYTDVISDYVSNEVACDYNAGFVGLMAKMYEDYGGTINPNLNAIEKVGEEIFLEAGINAQDKQNAINFVEIKAVVYNRSAWPARVTDKLAYRYFVDISDVLAAGYKASDMKISANYNQSGAKISSLQPWDAQNGIYYVEIDLTGAKIYPGGQSEHKSELQFRIAAPGKWDYTKSPSFVDIASSSSNSLAKANHFALYDNGKLVFGQEPSGATKVYAPTTSIASPVAGTIFKDVTEANPVVIKANAEVQESTISKVEFFVDGTKIGESTKAPYEMNFVPSDYSTVVGTTKDYSLTVKATAANGKSTTSEAVKVSVVLPVLAAPIVAVTAPIDGTSIDMSKGITAITMNATAEIEKSTIQKVVFYVNGKVVGESKVAPYAASYLPTGSASKLGELSEYIITAEAIAANGTKTISKPVNVSVQLPVIAAPEVEIVSPANEETFAEVTKQIEVSVAADVLEDDIKLVEFYADGKKFAESTSAVDGVYTATYVAEGTVTEMGQLTPISFTAKATSTKGKTTTSTAVKVYVQLEVVEVPVVDFVLEVGNTGNGQASTNTLTNNFKLVHKSGNDIDLSKLEIRYYYTADGSEGQTVWCDNAAAQMNKAPWYSPYTSKVSGKVIKMDATKAGADCYIQITINASEMISAGTTLEIATRTAKSNWSNYDQTNDYSYGNAGKVCVYYDGNLVAGVEP